The Rhodopseudomonas palustris genome window below encodes:
- a CDS encoding ABC transporter substrate-binding protein: MQTSLSRALVFSAAAAVSLAAFNGAAFAQKKYDTGASDTEIKIGNIMPYSGPASAYGTIGKTEEAYFRMVNDNGGINGRKVNFISYDDAYSPPKAVEQVRKLVESDEVLAVFNPLGTPSNTAVQKYLNVKKVPQLFVATGATKWNDAKNFPWTIGWQPSYQSEAQIYAKYLLKEKPNAKIGILYQNDDFGKDYLKGTKDGLGAKAASMIIAEETYEISAPTIDSNVVKLKSANPDVVLVYTTPKFAAQTIKKIAELSWKPMVILTNVSASVGSVMQPAGFENAQGVLSANYAKDPTDQQWADNPQFKKWHAFVEKYMPGSNKNDSNMVYGYGAAQTLHKVLEMCGDDLTRANLMKQAASLKDFEPDTLLPGVKINTSATDFAPISQLQMMRFKGDRWELFGEIISGDITQ, from the coding sequence ATGCAAACTTCGCTTTCGCGCGCGCTCGTCTTTTCAGCAGCCGCCGCGGTCAGCCTCGCAGCGTTCAACGGCGCGGCCTTCGCTCAAAAGAAATACGATACCGGCGCCTCCGATACCGAGATCAAGATCGGCAACATCATGCCCTATTCGGGCCCGGCGTCGGCCTACGGCACGATCGGCAAGACCGAAGAAGCCTACTTCCGGATGGTGAACGACAACGGCGGCATCAACGGCCGCAAGGTCAATTTCATCAGCTACGACGACGCCTATTCGCCGCCGAAGGCGGTCGAACAGGTCCGCAAGCTGGTCGAGAGCGACGAAGTGCTGGCGGTGTTCAACCCGCTCGGCACGCCCTCCAACACTGCGGTCCAGAAGTACCTCAACGTCAAGAAGGTGCCGCAACTGTTCGTCGCCACCGGCGCCACCAAGTGGAACGACGCGAAGAACTTCCCCTGGACGATCGGCTGGCAGCCGTCCTACCAGAGCGAAGCGCAGATTTACGCCAAGTATCTGTTGAAGGAGAAGCCGAACGCCAAGATCGGCATCCTTTATCAGAACGACGATTTCGGCAAAGACTATCTCAAGGGCACCAAGGACGGCCTCGGCGCCAAGGCCGCCTCGATGATCATCGCCGAAGAAACCTACGAAATCTCGGCGCCGACCATCGACAGCAACGTCGTCAAGCTGAAGTCGGCCAATCCCGACGTCGTGCTGGTCTACACCACGCCCAAATTCGCCGCCCAGACCATCAAGAAGATCGCCGAGCTGAGCTGGAAGCCGATGGTGATCCTCACCAACGTCTCGGCTTCGGTCGGCAGCGTGATGCAGCCTGCCGGCTTCGAAAACGCGCAGGGCGTGCTGTCGGCGAACTACGCGAAGGATCCGACCGACCAGCAGTGGGCGGACAATCCGCAGTTCAAAAAGTGGCATGCCTTCGTCGAAAAATACATGCCCGGCTCCAACAAGAACGACAGCAACATGGTCTACGGCTACGGCGCCGCCCAGACCCTGCACAAGGTGCTCGAGATGTGCGGCGACGACCTGACCCGCGCCAACCTGATGAAGCAGGCCGCCAGCCTGAAGGACTTCGAGCCCGACACGCTGCTGCCCGGCGTCAAGATCAACACCTCGGCGACCGACTTCGCGCCGATCAGCCAGCTCCAGATGATGCGCTTCAAGGGCGACAGGTGGGAGCTGTTCGGAGAAATCATCTCCGGCGACATCACGCAGTAA
- a CDS encoding ABC transporter substrate-binding protein has translation MLSNAFRRAPFTAMLAVVSAFASLAAAPSALAQKSYDPGASDTAIRIGNLMPYSGPASAYAIVGRIEQAYFRMINDQGGINGRRIEFISYDDAYSPAKAVEQTRKLVESDEVLLMFSPMGTPSNAAIQKYLNTRRVPQLFAASGATRFGDPNGFPWTMGWQPPYQVEGRVYAKYILANKPEPRIAVLYQNDDLGRDLLKGLKDGLGDLTSLIVAEESYEVAEPSANNHIARLKASGADVFVSITTPKFAAQSIRKAAEMAWRPLYLQALVSASIGAVLRPAGLDNAQGLVSAAYNKDAADPQWIGDPGMKRFHAFLDAYAPDVNRGDNSVVYAYGAAQCLVEVLRRAGDNLTRANVMREAANLDGYAPDTLLPGITISTAPNDFHPIEQLRMMRFEGDHWRLFGPVIDGDLRN, from the coding sequence ATGCTTTCCAATGCCTTCCGGCGCGCGCCGTTCACCGCGATGCTCGCCGTTGTTTCAGCCTTTGCCTCCCTCGCCGCTGCGCCGTCCGCACTGGCCCAGAAGAGCTACGATCCCGGCGCAAGCGACACCGCGATCCGGATCGGCAATCTGATGCCCTATTCGGGCCCGGCCTCGGCCTATGCCATCGTCGGTCGGATCGAGCAGGCTTATTTCCGGATGATCAACGACCAGGGCGGCATCAACGGTCGCAGGATCGAGTTCATTTCCTATGACGACGCCTACAGCCCGGCCAAGGCGGTCGAGCAGACGCGCAAGCTGGTCGAGAGCGACGAGGTGCTGCTGATGTTCAGTCCGATGGGCACGCCCTCGAACGCCGCGATCCAGAAATATCTCAACACCAGGCGCGTGCCGCAATTGTTCGCCGCCAGCGGCGCGACGCGGTTCGGCGACCCGAACGGCTTTCCCTGGACGATGGGCTGGCAACCGCCCTACCAGGTCGAGGGCCGCGTCTATGCCAAATACATCCTCGCCAACAAGCCCGAACCTCGGATCGCGGTGCTGTATCAGAACGACGATCTCGGACGCGACCTGCTGAAGGGCTTGAAGGACGGCCTCGGCGACCTGACATCGCTGATCGTCGCCGAGGAGAGCTACGAAGTCGCCGAGCCCTCGGCCAACAATCACATCGCCCGGCTGAAGGCCTCGGGCGCCGACGTGTTCGTCAGCATCACCACCCCGAAATTCGCCGCGCAGAGTATTCGCAAGGCCGCCGAGATGGCGTGGCGGCCGCTCTATCTGCAGGCGCTGGTGTCGGCCTCGATCGGCGCGGTGTTGCGGCCGGCGGGACTCGACAACGCACAGGGACTGGTCTCGGCGGCCTACAACAAGGACGCCGCAGACCCGCAATGGATCGGCGATCCGGGCATGAAGCGGTTCCATGCCTTCCTCGATGCCTACGCGCCGGACGTCAATCGCGGCGACAATTCGGTGGTGTACGCCTACGGTGCGGCGCAGTGCCTCGTCGAAGTCCTGCGCCGCGCCGGCGACAACCTGACGCGCGCCAATGTGATGCGCGAAGCCGCCAATCTCGACGGCTACGCGCCCGACACGCTGCTGCCGGGCATCACGATCAGCACCGCTCCAAACGACTTTCATCCCATCGAACAGCTTCGAATGATGCGTTTCGAAGGCGACCACTGGCGACTGTTCGGACCGGTGATCGACGGCGATCTGCGCAACTGA
- a CDS encoding branched-chain amino acid ABC transporter permease, protein MSALQEIVETPPIETTPKKYMALGTYASVVVVILLCAAPLIAKNFVIFQMTMVLIYAIAVLALNILTGGSGQFSLGQSAFYALGAYTSAILMETFGVNYALTLPVAGGICFIAGYLFGLPALRLSGIYLALATFALATAMPQLLKLHYFEAWTGGVQGLVITKPDAPFGLPLSQDMWLYYFVLVVSMLIYVASVNLLKSRSGRAMMAIRDNEIAASAMGVDVALYKTLAFGVSAGITGVAGGLGAIAVQFVAPDSYTIQLAIALFLGMVVGGVGWLPGSIVGAAFIVFVPNIAEHFSKGLSGAVFGLILVLIIFVLPHGSRQIAYTVQGWVHKLRK, encoded by the coding sequence ATGAGCGCCTTGCAGGAAATCGTCGAAACCCCGCCGATCGAGACCACGCCGAAGAAGTACATGGCGCTGGGCACTTACGCCTCGGTCGTGGTGGTGATCTTGCTGTGCGCCGCACCGCTGATCGCCAAGAACTTCGTCATCTTCCAGATGACGATGGTCCTGATCTACGCCATCGCCGTTCTGGCGCTGAACATCCTCACCGGCGGCAGCGGCCAGTTCTCGCTCGGCCAGAGCGCGTTCTACGCGCTCGGCGCCTACACCTCCGCGATCCTGATGGAGACCTTCGGCGTCAACTACGCTTTGACGCTGCCGGTCGCCGGCGGGATCTGCTTCATCGCGGGCTATTTGTTCGGCCTGCCGGCGTTGCGGCTCTCCGGCATCTATCTGGCGCTCGCGACCTTCGCGCTCGCCACCGCGATGCCGCAACTGCTGAAGCTGCACTACTTCGAAGCGTGGACCGGCGGCGTGCAGGGCCTGGTGATCACCAAGCCCGACGCGCCGTTCGGCCTGCCGCTGTCGCAGGACATGTGGCTGTACTACTTCGTGCTCGTCGTCTCGATGCTGATCTACGTCGCCTCGGTGAACCTGCTGAAGTCGCGCTCGGGCCGCGCCATGATGGCGATCCGCGACAACGAGATCGCGGCGTCGGCGATGGGCGTCGACGTGGCGCTGTACAAGACGCTGGCGTTCGGCGTCTCGGCCGGCATCACCGGCGTCGCCGGCGGACTCGGCGCCATCGCGGTGCAGTTCGTGGCGCCGGACAGCTACACCATCCAGCTCGCCATCGCGCTGTTCCTCGGCATGGTGGTCGGCGGCGTCGGCTGGCTGCCGGGCTCGATCGTCGGCGCGGCGTTCATCGTGTTCGTGCCGAACATCGCCGAGCACTTCTCCAAGGGCCTGTCCGGCGCGGTGTTCGGCCTGATCCTGGTGCTGATCATCTTCGTGCTGCCGCACGGTTCGCGGCAGATCGCCTACACGGTGCAGGGCTGGGTCCACAAACTCAGAAAATGA
- a CDS encoding branched-chain amino acid ABC transporter permease, protein MELLLNQVLAGIATGAIYACMALAVVMIYQAIDHLNFAQGEMAMFSTFIAWQMLQWGVPYWGAFVLTLALSFAGGIVIERALFKPLGNAPVLTHVAGFIALFAIVNSVAGLTWDFTIKQFPSPFGSSPFLGSQLISTHQAGMIGVTLVLLLLLYFFFQFTRIGLAMRAAAAQPESARLVGVNTSWMVALGWGMAAAIGSIAGMLIAPVVFLEPNMMGGVLIYGFAAAVLGGLTSPLGAVVGGFLVGIFENLAGTYIPGVGNELKLPIALALIITVLVVKPTGLFGRSIVKRV, encoded by the coding sequence ATGGAACTTCTGCTGAATCAGGTCCTGGCAGGTATCGCCACGGGCGCCATCTACGCATGTATGGCGCTGGCCGTGGTGATGATCTATCAGGCGATCGACCACCTCAACTTCGCCCAGGGCGAAATGGCGATGTTCTCGACCTTCATCGCCTGGCAGATGCTGCAGTGGGGCGTGCCGTATTGGGGCGCCTTCGTGCTGACGCTGGCGCTGTCCTTCGCGGGCGGCATCGTCATCGAGCGGGCTCTGTTCAAACCGCTCGGCAACGCGCCGGTGCTGACCCACGTCGCGGGCTTCATCGCGCTGTTCGCGATCGTCAATTCGGTCGCGGGCCTGACCTGGGACTTCACCATCAAGCAGTTCCCGTCGCCGTTCGGCTCGTCGCCCTTCCTCGGCAGCCAGCTGATCTCGACCCACCAGGCCGGCATGATCGGCGTCACGCTGGTGCTGCTGCTGCTGCTGTACTTCTTCTTCCAGTTCACCCGGATCGGTCTGGCGATGCGGGCGGCGGCGGCGCAGCCTGAATCCGCACGTCTCGTCGGCGTCAACACCTCCTGGATGGTGGCGCTGGGCTGGGGCATGGCGGCGGCGATCGGTTCGATCGCCGGCATGCTGATCGCCCCGGTGGTGTTCCTCGAGCCCAACATGATGGGCGGCGTACTGATCTACGGATTCGCCGCGGCGGTGCTCGGCGGTCTGACGAGCCCGCTCGGCGCCGTGGTCGGCGGCTTCCTGGTCGGCATCTTCGAGAATCTCGCCGGAACCTACATCCCGGGCGTCGGCAACGAACTGAAACTGCCGATCGCGCTGGCGCTGATCATCACCGTCCTGGTCGTCAAACCCACCGGCCTGTTCGGCCGTTCCATCGTCAAGCGAGTCTGA